In Nostoc sp. UHCC 0926, a single genomic region encodes these proteins:
- a CDS encoding peptidylprolyl isomerase, with protein sequence MEPLSFLTINDQIISLEEAIKYLQASGKLGHFIGDILRQYVIEEEIRTRDDVEIGTAITEQAIIDFRLKNELTDPQSFQEWLKTNNTDYATFHTSVAFGYKLEKLKAVVTQAKLQEYFIERKIFLDRVVLSRIVVDNQELADELQTQIEEGGSFEQLAKEYSLSDDRIVNGMMGIVSRGSMPDILRAAIDVASPGQLVGPIEIVGKDSPPGEGPYGLFRVEQFLPASLEDTQLKQALQNELFEKWLAEKIQKLTVKLQVS encoded by the coding sequence ATGGAACCTTTATCATTTTTGACAATCAATGACCAAATAATTTCTCTTGAGGAAGCAATAAAGTACCTGCAAGCCTCTGGAAAATTGGGACACTTCATTGGGGATATTCTTCGCCAGTACGTAATTGAAGAAGAAATCCGAACCCGAGACGATGTTGAGATTGGTACAGCAATAACTGAACAGGCAATTATTGACTTTAGGCTGAAAAATGAACTGACTGACCCCCAAAGTTTTCAAGAATGGTTAAAGACTAATAACACAGATTACGCTACCTTTCACACATCGGTTGCTTTTGGTTACAAGTTAGAAAAGCTAAAAGCTGTAGTGACCCAAGCAAAACTCCAAGAATATTTTATTGAACGCAAAATTTTTTTGGATCGGGTAGTACTTTCCCGGATCGTTGTTGATAATCAAGAACTGGCAGATGAACTACAAACCCAAATTGAAGAAGGAGGTAGCTTTGAGCAACTAGCTAAAGAGTATTCACTTTCAGATGACCGAATTGTGAACGGCATGATGGGAATAGTCAGCCGAGGAAGTATGCCGGATATATTACGGGCAGCTATTGATGTGGCGAGTCCTGGACAATTAGTAGGACCGATAGAAATCGTTGGCAAAGACTCTCCCCCAGGAGAAGGACCTTATGGTTTGTTTCGAGTAGAACAATTTCTGCCAGCGTCTTTAGAAGATACTCAACTAAAGCAAGCACTACAAAATGAGTTATTTGAGAAATGGCTAGCAGAGAAAATTCAAAAACTGACAGTCAAATTACAAGTGAGTTAA
- a CDS encoding dienelactone hydrolase family protein: protein MTEQAIITTTVNLLQDNIQVSAYVAEPKESGFYPGIVVLQEIFGVNVHIRDVTERIAKLGYVAIAPALFQRTAPGLETGYTPEDIETGRGYAMQTQASELLSDIQLAIDYLKSLPQVKKDGFGCIGFCFGGHVAYLAATLPDIKATASFYGAGIATRTPGGGAPTITCTREIPGTLYAFFGTEDTSIPSEQVDEIEAELEKYKIPHRLFRYDGADHGFFCDLRASYNPKAAADAWEQVKQLFSQLN from the coding sequence ATGACAGAGCAAGCAATAATTACCACAACGGTTAATCTTTTGCAAGATAATATTCAAGTGTCTGCTTATGTGGCAGAGCCAAAAGAATCTGGATTTTACCCAGGAATTGTGGTATTGCAGGAGATTTTTGGTGTCAACGTTCACATTCGGGATGTTACAGAACGGATTGCGAAACTTGGGTATGTAGCGATCGCACCTGCACTTTTCCAACGGACTGCTCCTGGCTTGGAAACCGGATACACACCCGAAGATATTGAAACGGGCAGAGGCTACGCCATGCAAACTCAAGCATCAGAGTTATTGAGCGATATTCAATTAGCAATTGACTACCTCAAAAGCCTGCCCCAAGTGAAAAAAGATGGCTTTGGCTGTATTGGCTTTTGCTTTGGGGGTCATGTCGCATATCTTGCAGCCACGTTACCAGATATTAAAGCTACGGCTTCCTTCTACGGTGCTGGAATTGCCACCCGCACACCAGGGGGTGGCGCTCCCACTATTACTTGCACCAGAGAAATTCCAGGTACTCTCTATGCCTTCTTTGGCACAGAAGATACTAGCATTCCATCCGAACAAGTAGATGAGATTGAAGCAGAGTTAGAAAAATATAAAATTCCTCATCGTCTGTTTCGCTACGATGGAGCTGATCACGGATTTTTCTGTGACCTTCGTGCCAGTTATAATCCTAAAGCTGCTGCTGATGCTTGGGAGCAAGTGAAACAACTCTTTAGTCAACTGAACTGA
- a CDS encoding GUN4 domain-containing protein, whose translation MSDEDQYDVFLCHNSKDKPEVIEIAHELTRQGIKPWLDKWALRPGLAWQSLLEEQIENIKSAAVFVGSSGLGPWQSTEIRAFLNEFVERGCPVIPVLLGNTPQQPKLPIFLRGHTWVDFRTDTEAMENLIWGITGKPPERKPKPQSVIQADDLSSEKGVNYTRLRDLLAAGKWKEADEETLAVMLKASSCEEGWFDVESITNFPYTDLRTIDQLWVRYSKGRFGFSVQKKIYLSVGGKAGGTFNQEAWEKFGDRVGWRVKGNWINYSDVAFNTSAQEGHLPAGGRTPSGGFGDFFFFRLGCWVWLGLWFHLSHRDL comes from the coding sequence ATGAGTGACGAAGATCAGTATGATGTCTTCCTTTGCCACAATAGCAAAGACAAGCCTGAAGTTATAGAAATTGCTCATGAATTAACAAGACAAGGAATTAAACCTTGGCTAGATAAGTGGGCACTTCGTCCTGGTTTAGCATGGCAGTCTTTACTAGAAGAACAAATAGAAAATATTAAATCAGCAGCAGTTTTTGTAGGTAGTAGTGGACTTGGCCCCTGGCAAAGTACAGAGATAAGAGCTTTTTTAAACGAATTTGTAGAGAGAGGCTGTCCCGTAATTCCCGTTTTGCTTGGGAATACACCACAGCAGCCGAAACTTCCAATTTTTCTTAGGGGTCATACGTGGGTTGACTTTCGGACAGATACTGAGGCTATGGAGAACTTAATTTGGGGTATTACTGGAAAACCGCCAGAGCGAAAACCAAAGCCACAGTCAGTAATTCAAGCCGACGACCTCAGTTCTGAGAAGGGAGTAAACTACACGCGATTGCGAGATTTGCTAGCAGCAGGCAAGTGGAAAGAAGCCGATGAGGAAACTTTAGCTGTTATGCTCAAGGCATCTAGCTGTGAAGAAGGGTGGTTTGATGTCGAATCTATCACTAATTTTCCCTATACTGACTTACGCACCATTGACCAACTTTGGGTAAGATATAGCAAGGGGCGCTTTGGCTTTAGCGTTCAGAAGAAAATTTATCTGAGCGTTGGTGGAAAAGCTGGCGGCACATTCAATCAAGAAGCGTGGGAAAAATTTGGCGATCGCGTAGGATGGAGAGTGAAAGGAAACTGGATAAATTATAGTGATGTAGCTTTTAACACTTCAGCACAAGAGGGACACCTCCCTGCGGGCGGACGGACACCTTCCGGCGGTTTTGGCGACTTTTTCTTTTTCCGGTTGGGTTGTTGGGTGTGGTTGGGGTTGTGGTTTCATCTCTCGCATCGAGACTTGTGA
- a CDS encoding SDR family oxidoreductase, translated as MFLITGATGGIGRRVVRLLRQREQSVRAFVRLNSRYSELEHRGAEIFIGDLLEEKDIQKASRDIQYIISAHGSDSDALSLDYRANIELIDQAKANGVEHFVFISVLGADRGYEDAPVFKAKRAVERYLAASGLNYTILRPAGLASNLLPLVERFRETGLYLLIGDRKNRTSIVSTDDLARIVVDSVTVEGARNQILPVGGPEILLREDIPRIFGRIFAKEPVIINSPLFLIDGLQGGLGLFNPQIQKALGTYRTLLANEFFCTKDEIANLEAIFNFQLETLENFLRRYLAV; from the coding sequence ATGTTTCTAATAACTGGAGCAACGGGAGGAATTGGTCGCAGAGTTGTGCGACTCCTACGGCAACGAGAGCAGTCTGTGCGGGCATTTGTCCGCCTTAACTCACGCTACAGCGAGTTAGAACACCGGGGTGCAGAAATTTTCATCGGTGACTTGTTAGAGGAAAAAGATATCCAAAAAGCTAGTCGGGATATCCAGTATATTATCAGCGCCCACGGTTCTGATAGCGATGCCCTATCTTTAGATTACCGCGCCAATATTGAACTGATCGACCAGGCGAAAGCCAATGGCGTAGAGCATTTTGTCTTCATTTCTGTATTGGGAGCCGATCGCGGATATGAAGACGCTCCTGTGTTCAAAGCCAAACGAGCAGTAGAGCGATATTTGGCAGCTAGTGGCTTGAATTACACAATTTTACGCCCAGCTGGATTAGCATCTAACTTGTTGCCACTAGTAGAACGATTTCGGGAAACGGGATTGTATCTGCTGATTGGCGATCGCAAAAATCGTACTTCAATTGTAAGTACCGATGATTTGGCAAGGATAGTCGTGGATTCTGTGACAGTTGAAGGTGCTCGCAACCAGATTTTACCAGTGGGAGGGCCAGAGATTTTATTACGAGAAGATATTCCCCGAATTTTTGGTCGGATCTTCGCCAAAGAGCCAGTAATAATTAACTCACCACTATTTCTCATTGATGGGTTACAAGGTGGATTGGGTTTATTTAATCCCCAAATCCAGAAAGCTTTGGGAACCTATCGCACATTGCTAGCAAATGAATTTTTCTGCACAAAAGATGAAATTGCCAATTTAGAGGCGATTTTTAACTTCCAGTTGGAGACATTAGAAAATTTTTTGCGGCGCTATCTAGCTGTTTGA
- a CDS encoding S8 family peptidase — MSIDHVNNNVLSNKRLNVTSISSLDSFNTKDDYSLNSIGRSSYNSVDADVQLQNRGNSKNSSNTTATTFNTANYNSTNGYGLINAAAAVAKAAGQNTFADVPDLGGNNWGADLVKAPEVWAHGYTGKGVVVAVVDTGVDYNHEDLKNNIWTNTKEIAGNGIDDDGNGYVDDNYGWNFADQNNNTLDNNGHGTHVSGTIAGENNNYGVTGIAYDAKIMPVKVLDESGSGSFNSISKGIRYAVDNGANVINLSLGGPSSNSTLESAIDYASSKGVIVVMAAGNDGGSSPEYPATYAYKSGIAVGAVDRNNNMPDFSNRSGTKEIAYVTAPGVKVYSSVPNNQYATYSGTSMAAPHVAGVVALMLSANPNLTDAQVRQIVTETAGNSTQTTSSSFNLSNVSSLANQVIASTARNSTQTTSSSFNLSNVSSLARQAMSDDNLLHINAQTANYLTSQTISSFNSSHVGSLTGQAITETAKYLTPETISSFNNSDVSSLTGQAITERTNYQTPTEGNNGLANPELWSQFQNSEKIMSSINVDSNDDNDDQNNPDFGKLLEGIQKQIEQSKKYLGIA; from the coding sequence ATGAGCATTGATCATGTTAATAACAATGTGTTGTCAAATAAACGGCTCAATGTCACTTCAATCTCCTCATTAGATAGCTTTAATACGAAGGATGACTACAGCCTCAACTCAATCGGACGTAGTAGCTACAACTCAGTCGATGCTGATGTACAGTTGCAAAATAGGGGTAACTCTAAAAATAGTAGTAACACTACTGCTACTACTTTTAATACTGCGAATTATAACTCCACCAATGGCTATGGCTTGATTAATGCAGCAGCAGCAGTGGCTAAAGCTGCTGGTCAGAATACTTTTGCTGATGTTCCTGATCTTGGTGGCAATAATTGGGGAGCAGACCTGGTTAAAGCACCGGAAGTATGGGCACATGGATACACAGGTAAAGGTGTTGTTGTCGCTGTTGTAGATACTGGGGTTGACTATAACCACGAGGATTTAAAAAATAATATCTGGACGAATACCAAGGAAATTGCAGGTAACGGTATAGATGATGATGGCAATGGCTATGTTGATGATAATTACGGCTGGAACTTCGCTGACCAAAACAACAACACCCTAGATAATAATGGTCACGGTACTCATGTTTCCGGCACGATCGCAGGAGAAAATAATAACTATGGTGTCACTGGTATTGCCTATGATGCCAAGATTATGCCCGTCAAAGTTTTGGATGAATCTGGCTCCGGTTCCTTTAATTCCATATCTAAAGGTATTCGCTACGCCGTGGATAATGGAGCTAATGTGATTAACCTCAGTTTAGGAGGCCCATCTTCCAATAGCACTTTAGAGTCAGCCATTGACTATGCCAGCAGCAAAGGAGTGATTGTCGTCATGGCAGCAGGTAATGATGGTGGCTCATCACCAGAGTATCCCGCCACCTATGCATACAAGTCGGGAATTGCGGTTGGGGCAGTAGATAGAAATAATAATATGCCGGACTTCTCTAACCGCTCTGGAACAAAGGAAATCGCTTATGTCACAGCCCCAGGAGTCAAGGTCTACTCATCAGTTCCGAATAATCAGTATGCCACTTATAGCGGCACGTCTATGGCTGCTCCCCATGTTGCTGGTGTAGTTGCTCTGATGCTTAGTGCTAACCCCAACCTGACTGATGCCCAAGTCCGTCAGATTGTCACAGAAACGGCAGGAAATAGTACACAAACTACAAGTTCTAGTTTTAATCTTTCTAATGTCAGTTCTCTAGCAAATCAGGTGATTGCAAGCACAGCAAGAAATAGTACACAAACTACAAGCTCTAGTTTTAATCTTTCCAATGTCAGTTCTCTGGCAAGGCAGGCGATGTCTGACGACAACCTGCTACACATCAACGCACAAACAGCAAATTATCTGACATCACAGACAATTTCTAGTTTTAATAGTTCTCATGTCGGTTCTTTAACAGGTCAGGCAATTACAGAAACGGCAAAATATTTGACACCAGAGACAATTTCTAGTTTTAATAATTCTGATGTCAGTTCTCTAACAGGTCAGGCAATTACAGAAAGGACAAACTATCAGACACCAACCGAAGGTAATAACGGATTAGCCAATCCAGAATTATGGTCGCAATTCCAAAACTCTGAGAAGATTATGAGCAGCATCAATGTGGATAGCAATGATGATAATGATGATCAGAATAATCCTGATTTTGGCAAATTACTAGAGGGAATCCAAAAACAAATAGAGCAGTCTAAAAAATACTTGGGTATCGCTTGA
- a CDS encoding peptidase domain-containing ABC transporter, which translates to MASRENSKTDSQITSELNILDNESLRVKVLASLPWNQPPLCWLTPEQQSRLENESQTRQYRLGEKIWSNDVGGYQFLIVAGKVRLRDDSRDKSAKLPNALSQEGVGKPIAALDVGDWFGDLQKLSADFKAVAASKEVVVMYWDTALWAEFSNPQIQEFWQVLPVGMERERETFSFSSTRSLAPASEGTSSPHSLQPQRGLPAANLIVSNYPFVASWNTAAACLTMVAQQLENSVQLEWVQRQLRGQRPKQVVEAAEKLGLVVRRLQVNWGELRQLSFPALLLWNSDSPQSPSWVVAYGVKSDRLIIANPLNRDRICESLPQSIVEASWDGQLWQVELISQQEKFNLSWFTPAVWKYKGLLTEVLLASFTLQLLGLTTPLITQVVIDKVMVQGSLPTLDVMAIALLFVAIFESILGILRLFIFTHTARRLDLSLSAQLFRHLMRLPLAYFESRRVGDTIARVQELEQIRQFLTGTALTVILDSIFAVVYLALMFYYNVPLTFVALAVLPLFATLTIVATPILRNWLNETFNRSADSQSFLVETITGIHSVKAHAAEPVARDRWEGLFARFIRTGFKASTTSNISSNIGDFLTNFSTMLILWFGAKLVIEQKLTIGQLVAFQMLSGRVTGPLLRLVQLWQNLQQVLLSVDRIGDILNVSPEAELGTGLVLPPLKGQVTFEQVFFRYRPNFEAILRGISFNVEPGQFVGIVGRSGSGKSTVSKILQRLYQIESGRILIDGFDIKSADLASLRQQISVVLQEDFLFNGSILENITLGTPDITAEQVVEAARLAVAHDFISQLPYGYETNVGERGTALSGGQRQRIALARLFLSQAPILVLDEATSALDSETEQQVLHNLQKISANRTVFLIAHRFAPLKRADLILVLEQGVIAERGTHSQLLQQKGLYWSLYQRQQANI; encoded by the coding sequence ATGGCTAGCAGAGAAAATTCAAAAACTGACAGTCAAATTACAAGTGAGTTAAATATTCTGGATAATGAATCTTTACGAGTAAAAGTGCTAGCTTCTTTGCCTTGGAATCAGCCACCGCTATGCTGGTTGACTCCCGAACAACAATCCCGATTGGAAAATGAGTCCCAAACCCGTCAGTATCGTCTTGGAGAAAAAATCTGGTCAAACGATGTCGGCGGTTACCAATTCTTAATTGTGGCTGGAAAAGTTCGCTTGCGAGACGACAGTCGTGACAAGTCGGCAAAGCTGCCCAACGCGCTGTCTCAAGAGGGCGTTGGCAAACCAATAGCCGCCCTAGATGTAGGGGATTGGTTTGGTGACTTACAAAAGCTGTCTGCGGATTTTAAAGCTGTAGCTGCTAGTAAAGAAGTGGTAGTAATGTATTGGGATACAGCGTTGTGGGCAGAATTTTCTAACCCACAAATTCAGGAGTTCTGGCAAGTATTACCAGTGGGCATGGAGAGAGAAAGGGAGACATTTTCCTTCTCTTCCACTCGTTCACTAGCGCCAGCCTCAGAGGGAACTTCCAGCCCCCACAGCCTCCAACCCCAAAGGGGACTCCCAGCCGCCAATCTAATCGTCTCAAATTATCCGTTTGTTGCCAGCTGGAACACCGCTGCTGCTTGTTTAACAATGGTGGCGCAACAGTTAGAAAATTCTGTGCAACTGGAATGGGTGCAGCGCCAACTCAGAGGACAACGCCCAAAACAGGTTGTAGAAGCAGCAGAAAAGTTAGGGTTAGTGGTGCGGCGGTTACAAGTGAATTGGGGTGAGTTGCGACAGCTGTCATTTCCAGCCTTACTGCTGTGGAATTCTGACTCACCCCAGAGTCCATCTTGGGTGGTAGCCTATGGAGTTAAGAGCGATCGCCTAATTATCGCTAACCCTCTAAATCGCGATCGGATTTGCGAAAGCTTGCCGCAGTCGATAGTTGAGGCGTCTTGGGATGGACAATTGTGGCAAGTAGAACTAATATCTCAGCAAGAAAAATTTAACCTCAGTTGGTTCACCCCAGCAGTTTGGAAGTATAAGGGATTGCTAACAGAAGTATTGTTAGCATCTTTTACCTTGCAGCTTTTGGGGTTAACAACACCGCTAATTACGCAAGTTGTCATTGATAAAGTGATGGTGCAGGGGAGTTTGCCGACTCTCGATGTGATGGCGATCGCACTTTTGTTTGTAGCCATATTTGAGTCCATACTTGGTATTCTGCGCCTATTCATCTTTACTCATACAGCCCGTCGTCTGGATTTGAGTTTATCAGCACAGCTATTTCGCCACCTAATGCGTCTGCCTTTGGCTTATTTTGAGTCGCGGCGCGTCGGAGACACAATAGCACGAGTCCAGGAACTCGAACAAATTCGTCAGTTTCTCACCGGTACAGCATTAACTGTGATTTTGGATAGCATCTTTGCTGTGGTGTACCTGGCGTTGATGTTTTACTATAACGTCCCACTCACCTTTGTCGCCTTAGCAGTACTACCACTATTTGCAACTTTGACGATAGTTGCAACACCAATTCTGCGTAACTGGCTCAACGAAACTTTTAACCGCAGTGCCGATAGTCAATCGTTTTTAGTGGAGACAATCACAGGAATTCACTCCGTAAAAGCCCATGCAGCCGAACCAGTAGCCCGCGATCGCTGGGAAGGCTTATTTGCTCGCTTCATTCGCACAGGTTTTAAAGCTTCTACCACCTCCAATATCAGCAGCAACATCGGTGACTTTCTCACCAATTTTTCCACTATGCTGATTCTCTGGTTTGGAGCCAAGTTAGTCATCGAACAAAAGCTCACAATCGGACAGCTAGTTGCCTTTCAAATGCTGTCTGGCAGAGTCACAGGACCACTTTTGCGCTTAGTACAGTTGTGGCAAAATCTCCAACAAGTGCTACTTTCTGTAGATCGCATTGGTGATATTCTGAACGTCTCTCCAGAAGCTGAACTGGGAACTGGCCTAGTTTTACCACCCCTGAAAGGTCAAGTCACCTTCGAGCAAGTATTTTTCCGCTACCGGCCAAACTTTGAAGCAATTCTGCGGGGAATATCTTTCAATGTCGAACCAGGGCAATTTGTTGGCATTGTCGGACGCAGCGGTTCTGGTAAAAGTACGGTGTCTAAGATATTGCAACGCCTCTATCAAATTGAATCAGGACGCATCCTTATTGATGGTTTTGATATTAAAAGTGCCGATTTAGCCTCACTGCGGCAACAAATTAGTGTAGTTCTTCAAGAAGACTTTTTATTCAACGGTTCCATTTTGGAAAATATCACTCTCGGTACTCCCGACATTACCGCAGAGCAAGTAGTAGAGGCGGCAAGATTAGCAGTGGCCCACGACTTTATCAGTCAATTACCCTACGGTTACGAAACCAATGTTGGTGAACGCGGTACAGCTTTATCTGGCGGACAGAGACAACGTATTGCCCTAGCAAGGCTATTTCTTTCCCAAGCGCCGATTTTAGTTTTAGATGAAGCTACCAGTGCTTTGGATAGTGAAACTGAACAGCAGGTACTGCATAACCTGCAAAAAATTTCCGCTAATCGGACCGTGTTCCTCATTGCTCACCGCTTTGCCCCCCTCAAACGTGCTGATTTGATTTTGGTATTAGAGCAAGGCGTGATTGCCGAACGTGGTACTCACTCCCAGTTGTTGCAACAAAAGGGTTTGTACTGGTCACTATATCAACGGCAGCAGGCAAATATCTAG
- a CDS encoding HlyD family efflux transporter periplasmic adaptor subunit produces the protein MKSSLAANAAQARQTKERFAQPEEQLTYELGKAVQELPPLYTRLLAGTMSVIVFGAIAWAHFSQIDEVATAQGELIASTQVRPVTSLGGGSIVAVKVQEGDHVTKGEILIQKDPDLQITDVSRLAKSTRLIQDDLQRLDAERTGGKTTGTKVQDELLNSRLQDFQARQAAAEAEANRQIALINQAKVRLTRLQDNLVNAKSSVGNAKTNLVNADSIRIKIESNLALAQEREKSLRTLITPGAVPRVDYLDAQERLTRAKTEITKAQDDVTNSQNKITEAQDKVTSLEKDIAAQVQEIHQAEQAYNAARSQTERVSSERQSEILTQFNKRKEELTTAQGQLEQARKQQALETIQAPVAGTIYRVKATKGPVQSGEELLSILPEGEEMLLEVKVLNRDIGFIRQGMKAKVKMATFPFQEFGTVDGEVIQVSPNAIVDKELGLVFPTRIKVNKHSVNVRGQEVEFTPGMAATGEIVTRKKSILTFITEPVTRRFNEAFSVR, from the coding sequence ATGAAATCTTCCCTAGCTGCAAATGCTGCTCAAGCCCGTCAGACAAAAGAGCGATTCGCTCAACCAGAGGAACAACTCACCTATGAATTGGGGAAGGCGGTACAGGAATTACCACCCCTGTACACTAGATTATTAGCGGGAACGATGAGCGTCATCGTATTTGGGGCGATCGCCTGGGCGCACTTCTCACAAATAGATGAAGTAGCAACAGCACAAGGGGAATTAATTGCTTCCACACAGGTAAGACCGGTGACATCCTTGGGTGGAGGGTCAATTGTCGCTGTCAAAGTGCAAGAAGGCGATCATGTTACCAAAGGTGAAATTCTGATTCAAAAAGATCCAGACTTGCAAATAACCGATGTTTCCCGCCTAGCCAAATCTACTAGATTGATTCAAGACGATTTGCAACGTTTGGATGCAGAACGCACCGGAGGCAAAACTACTGGGACGAAAGTGCAAGATGAACTTTTAAATTCCCGCCTGCAAGACTTCCAAGCTCGTCAAGCAGCGGCGGAAGCAGAAGCAAATCGCCAAATAGCACTCATCAATCAAGCCAAAGTCCGCTTGACTCGATTGCAAGACAACTTAGTTAATGCCAAAAGCAGCGTTGGCAATGCCAAAACCAACCTTGTGAATGCAGATAGCATCAGAATTAAAATTGAAAGTAATTTGGCGCTTGCTCAAGAAAGGGAAAAAAGCCTACGCACCCTAATTACTCCTGGCGCTGTACCTCGTGTCGATTACTTGGATGCCCAAGAAAGATTAACTCGGGCAAAGACAGAAATCACTAAAGCACAAGATGATGTTACCAATAGCCAGAATAAAATCACAGAGGCTCAAGATAAAGTCACATCATTAGAAAAAGATATTGCTGCCCAAGTCCAAGAAATTCACCAAGCAGAACAAGCTTACAACGCTGCACGCAGTCAGACCGAGCGTGTATCATCAGAACGCCAAAGTGAAATTTTGACCCAGTTCAACAAGCGTAAAGAAGAACTGACAACTGCTCAAGGTCAATTAGAGCAGGCGAGGAAGCAGCAAGCTTTAGAAACGATTCAGGCTCCCGTTGCTGGTACGATTTACAGAGTCAAAGCCACTAAGGGCCCAGTGCAATCTGGTGAAGAATTGCTGTCAATTTTGCCGGAAGGGGAAGAAATGCTCTTAGAGGTGAAAGTTCTCAACCGCGATATTGGGTTTATTCGTCAAGGAATGAAAGCAAAAGTGAAAATGGCGACCTTCCCCTTCCAGGAATTTGGCACTGTGGATGGCGAAGTCATACAAGTCAGTCCGAATGCAATTGTTGATAAAGAATTAGGGTTAGTTTTCCCCACCAGAATTAAGGTAAATAAACACTCAGTGAACGTGCGCGGTCAAGAAGTAGAATTTACACCAGGAATGGCTGCAACAGGTGAAATTGTCACTCGTAAAAAGTCAATTTTGACATTCATTACTGAACCTGTGACACGGCGATTCAATGAGGCATTTTCTGTTAGGTAG
- a CDS encoding S1 RNA-binding domain-containing protein, whose protein sequence is MNSESKLSQTANSSFTMDDFAKALEKHDYQFQKGQVVHGKVFQLDHDGAYVDIGGKSSAFLPRDEASLRAVTDLSEVLPLQEEMQFLIIRDQDAEGQVTLSRKQLEIQHIWERLAEMQENAQTVQVRVMGVNKGGVTVDILSLRGFIPRSHLAERDNLEALKGQNLTVGFLEINRNTNKLILSQRLATRSSNFSLLELGQLVEGKVTGIKPFGVFVDLNGMGALLHIKQVSQKFIESLDKVFQVGQPIKAVIIDLDEGKGRVALSTRVLENFPGEVLENMDEVMASAEARANRANNKASE, encoded by the coding sequence ATGAATTCCGAATCGAAACTTTCTCAAACAGCCAATTCGTCGTTTACGATGGACGATTTTGCCAAAGCACTAGAAAAACACGACTACCAGTTTCAAAAAGGACAGGTTGTACATGGCAAAGTGTTCCAACTTGACCATGATGGAGCTTATGTCGATATTGGTGGCAAGTCGTCAGCTTTTCTGCCGCGCGATGAGGCTTCTTTGAGAGCAGTGACCGATTTATCGGAGGTGCTGCCATTGCAAGAGGAAATGCAGTTTTTGATTATCCGAGATCAGGATGCAGAAGGTCAAGTCACTCTTTCTCGAAAGCAGTTGGAAATTCAGCACATCTGGGAACGACTGGCCGAAATGCAGGAAAACGCTCAGACTGTGCAAGTACGGGTTATGGGTGTAAATAAAGGTGGTGTCACCGTCGATATTCTCTCTTTGCGGGGATTTATTCCGCGATCGCACCTGGCAGAGCGTGATAATTTAGAAGCACTCAAAGGTCAAAATCTGACTGTAGGTTTTTTGGAAATTAATCGTAACACCAACAAACTCATTCTTTCACAGCGATTAGCGACTCGTTCTAGCAACTTTAGCTTATTAGAACTAGGTCAACTGGTGGAAGGTAAAGTTACTGGCATCAAACCTTTTGGTGTGTTTGTCGATTTAAATGGTATGGGGGCTTTGCTTCATATCAAGCAGGTAAGTCAAAAATTCATCGAATCTCTAGACAAGGTATTTCAAGTTGGTCAGCCAATTAAGGCTGTAATTATTGACTTGGATGAGGGGAAAGGGCGGGTTGCTCTTTCTACCAGAGTTTTGGAAAACTTCCCTGGCGAAGTCTTAGAGAATATGGATGAGGTGATGGCTTCAGCTGAGGCGCGTGCTAATAGGGCTAATAACAAAGCTTCTGAATAG